Within the bacterium genome, the region GGCCTTGAGCGACCAGCTCGCGGACCAGATTAGAGCCGATGAAGCCGGCTCCGCCGGTTACGGTTGCCTTTGCCACTCTCACATCCTCCCATCCAGGAACTTGCCGGTTTCCTGGTGTTGAAACTCGGGCAGCAGCGCGCCAAGCTGGTCGAGAAGCTCCTGGCGGGACCAGCTTCCGGAGTCGCGCCGAGCCCGGACCTCGGCAAGAAGGTGGCCGACACGGTCGGCATCGGCATCGGTGAGCTCGGGCCATTTTACGACGCCGATCTCCTCGTATCTGCCAAGGTCGACCTCTTCGTCAGCCATGGTGAACTCCTCGACCTCTTTCTCCCCGGTG harbors:
- a CDS encoding NAD-dependent epimerase/dehydratase family protein, whose translation is MARAHRCRCRPCRPPSCRGPGSARLRKLVPPGASRPAWRAAARVSTPGNRQVPGWEDVRVAKATVTGGAGFIGSNLVRELVAQGRQVTVIDDLSSGYRQNLESLPEIELIEASILEPEAVERS